In Fusobacteriaceae bacterium, a genomic segment contains:
- a CDS encoding sigma 54-interacting transcriptional regulator: protein MDLFAGILEELEKYAATISEVINMDVEMMDADFVRIAGTGRLREKVGLDMSGESHVYRKVLATGETLVILQPREEDICASCPGKSRCREILEVSTPILFREKPIGVIGLICFDEAQKMEFLPKKDAYIRFLQQMALFIGGRVYEAFEKKKIEERNRELLRETEKLKTWLEGRDETFSKDFIFDSPEMKRVYAKIAKVAKNDSTVLITGESGCGKEVAAREIHLSGPRRAEPFVAVNCGAIPETLMESEFFGYVKGAFTGANPRGKTGFFEQAHKGTLFLDEIGDMPLSLQVKLLRVIQEKSLTPLGADAPRDVDARIISATNAGLETLVEEGKFREDLYYRLSVVPIEIPPLRERPGDVENLIRFFIRRYAHLFGIPTHGISPEVMEIFRNYPWPGNIREVKNVAEYIVNILEESDREILPAHLPAKFASAQVAGEAKTLAQMEKEAIEALLRAYGTRASEKKKIASTLGIGLATLYRKLKTYGLC, encoded by the coding sequence ATGGACTTGTTTGCCGGAATTCTCGAAGAACTGGAAAAATACGCCGCCACCATATCCGAAGTCATCAACATGGACGTGGAAATGATGGACGCCGATTTCGTGCGGATTGCGGGGACCGGCAGACTGCGGGAAAAAGTCGGCCTCGACATGTCGGGGGAATCCCACGTGTACCGGAAAGTGCTGGCCACAGGCGAGACCCTGGTCATCCTGCAACCCCGGGAAGAAGACATCTGCGCAAGCTGCCCCGGCAAGTCCCGATGCCGGGAGATCCTCGAAGTATCGACCCCCATCCTCTTCCGGGAAAAACCCATCGGCGTCATCGGGCTCATCTGCTTTGACGAAGCGCAGAAAATGGAGTTCCTGCCCAAAAAAGACGCCTATATCCGATTTTTGCAACAAATGGCCCTTTTTATCGGCGGGCGCGTCTACGAGGCTTTTGAGAAGAAAAAAATCGAGGAGCGCAACCGGGAACTCCTGCGAGAAACGGAGAAACTGAAGACCTGGCTCGAGGGAAGGGACGAGACCTTCTCCAAAGATTTTATCTTCGATTCGCCCGAAATGAAGCGGGTATACGCGAAAATCGCCAAGGTGGCCAAAAATGATTCGACGGTCCTGATTACCGGCGAGAGCGGCTGCGGAAAAGAAGTGGCGGCCCGGGAGATTCACCTGTCGGGCCCCAGAAGAGCCGAGCCTTTTGTGGCGGTCAACTGCGGGGCCATTCCCGAAACCCTGATGGAAAGCGAATTTTTCGGTTATGTGAAGGGCGCTTTTACGGGCGCCAATCCCCGGGGGAAAACGGGCTTTTTTGAGCAGGCCCACAAAGGCACGCTTTTTTTGGATGAAATCGGCGATATGCCCCTCTCGCTCCAGGTGAAATTGCTGCGGGTCATTCAGGAAAAATCCCTGACGCCTCTGGGGGCAGACGCCCCCCGGGATGTGGACGCCCGGATCATATCGGCGACCAACGCCGGGCTTGAAACCCTCGTCGAGGAAGGAAAATTCCGGGAGGACCTCTATTACAGGCTGAGCGTCGTGCCTATTGAAATCCCGCCGCTGCGGGAAAGACCGGGAGACGTCGAGAATCTGATCCGCTTTTTTATCAGGCGCTACGCTCATCTTTTCGGCATTCCCACCCACGGCATCTCTCCGGAAGTCATGGAGATTTTCCGAAATTACCCCTGGCCCGGGAACATCCGGGAAGTGAAAAATGTCGCCGAATATATCGTGAATATCCTTGAGGAGAGCGACCGGGAGATCCTGCCCGCCCATTTACCCGCGAAATTCGCCTCGGCGCAAGTCGCGGGGGAAGCGAAAACCCTGGCCCAAATGGAAAAAGAGGCCATTGAAGCGCTCCTTCGCGCTTACGGGACAAGGGCCTCCGAAAAAAAGAAAATCGCGTCGACCCTGGGCATAGGTCTTGCGACGCTTTACCGGAAGCTCAAGACCTACGGACTCTGTTGA
- the dpaL gene encoding diaminopropionate ammonia-lyase, with protein MELLKWIKNGKSRSLTAQKEEPRGFGRAEMEEVLSFHKSLPGYEPTPLADLRNLAAHCGVAAVRLKDESKRFGLNAFKVLGGSYAIGKYLGKMLGLPMKDLPFPVLISEEIRKKLGNLTFVTATDGNHGRGVAWMARQLGQKAVVYMPKGSAPMRYDNIAAEGAEVTITDLNYDDAVRLAGQKAAQEGWIMVQDTAWEGYEEIPLWIMQGYATIAQEIEAQLREEGADTPTHVFLQAGVGSFAGAIQGYLAERYRAERAITVICEPHGANCIYKSMEAGDGNPHAVTGDLKTIMAGLACGEPNTISWKILRDYADFAVSCDDSVAAHGMRALSSPLCGDKRIISGESGAVGLGLFTLLTEKTGAFQELRKALGIDEHSRILCVSTEGDTDAEGFRNIVWNGAYGNTK; from the coding sequence ATGGAACTGCTCAAATGGATCAAAAATGGAAAAAGCCGGAGCCTTACGGCTCAGAAAGAAGAACCCCGGGGCTTCGGCCGGGCGGAAATGGAGGAAGTCCTGTCCTTCCACAAGAGCCTGCCGGGCTATGAACCGACGCCTCTTGCCGATCTGCGAAATCTGGCCGCTCATTGCGGCGTGGCAGCTGTCCGCCTCAAAGACGAATCCAAACGTTTCGGCCTCAATGCCTTCAAGGTCTTGGGCGGCTCTTACGCCATCGGGAAGTACCTGGGCAAAATGCTGGGACTCCCCATGAAAGACCTGCCCTTTCCGGTCCTCATTTCCGAAGAAATCCGGAAAAAATTAGGGAATCTGACCTTCGTGACGGCTACCGACGGCAACCACGGCAGAGGGGTCGCCTGGATGGCCCGGCAGTTGGGGCAGAAAGCCGTGGTCTATATGCCAAAGGGCTCCGCGCCCATGCGCTACGACAATATCGCCGCCGAAGGGGCGGAGGTCACGATCACGGACCTCAACTACGACGACGCCGTCCGTCTGGCCGGGCAAAAAGCCGCCCAAGAGGGCTGGATCATGGTGCAGGACACCGCCTGGGAGGGCTATGAGGAGATTCCCCTCTGGATCATGCAGGGCTATGCGACCATCGCGCAGGAAATCGAAGCGCAGTTGCGGGAAGAAGGGGCGGACACGCCTACCCACGTATTCCTGCAGGCAGGCGTGGGATCCTTCGCCGGGGCGATCCAAGGGTATCTCGCGGAACGCTACCGAGCGGAAAGAGCGATCACAGTCATCTGCGAACCCCACGGGGCCAACTGCATCTATAAGTCCATGGAAGCGGGAGACGGCAACCCCCACGCGGTGACGGGAGACCTCAAGACCATTATGGCGGGGCTCGCCTGCGGGGAACCCAATACCATCAGCTGGAAAATCCTGCGGGATTATGCGGATTTCGCGGTTTCCTGCGACGACTCCGTGGCGGCTCACGGTATGCGGGCGCTCTCGAGTCCCCTGTGCGGAGACAAACGGATCATCTCCGGGGAATCCGGGGCCGTAGGGTTGGGACTTTTCACGCTGTTGACGGAAAAAACTGGCGCGTTTCAGGAATTACGGAAAGCGCTGGGCATTGATGAACATTCGCGGATCCTCTGCGTCAGCACCGAAGGCGACACCGACGCGGAGGGGTTCAGGAATATTGTGTGGAACGGAGCGTATGGGAATACGAAATAA